tttgtttttataccCAAAACTGACCCTCAATTTTCTATCTTCACCCAAAATCTGATACCAATTTTCTATCTCTATCCAAATCTAAACTTCTAGTTTGTagtttctaatttaaaaaaaatatctccatattcacaaaaaaaaaaataccaactCTCCATAATAATTATAACACACTCCTCTAAtccatgaaaaaaaaaattagccggAAAATGAAGAGTATCATACATGTATACTATTATCTTCTCttactcattttttttctaacaaATTTTTGTGCATGATTATGCTCCTTGTATTTTTGTTAAGAGACTATAGTTGTCTTCTAAATTTTTTGTGATGGGTCGTCTtcaacttattattattatggccTTTTTATTGGCCCAGATTTTATGGGCTTAGTTTATGTGTAGATTTCTTTTTTATAAAgtatcaaaaaaaattatttgaattcttttggtAGGCCTAAGCCTGCTTCCTGATCAATCTTTGATCTCTACTTTCCACAAGAACTATTAATAGATACAATTTGACCCGATTAAAAAATTGGGCCTATATAGAAATCAAAATTTCAGACGGATTCGATTTTTGGCAAGAGATTTcaaaagaaatcaaaagaaaagaaaattagaataaacaaaaacaaagatGCTTGGCGTATATAAAAAAAgtcattaaattaattattaatataaatataaaaatacaaaatatatattgaatatctaatatatatatatatacacacataaATACATGATGACTAATTTTTAGCGtgcacataatatttttataaataaaataaaaatatcaaccGTACACACAAAAATAGCCATGAACAAGCATATTTTGAGCATCAAGATCTTAATATTCTAAGAAAAGTCATAGCAATGAACATGAACATAAGGGACAAGTGAACATGCTTTCTGTTCAATTAGATTATGTTCAAATCTTCTTATGCATCCCAATTTTTGGGATATAGAGAGGTTGTAAATGTAATAGTTGTATGATACAAAAGAAAACTTCATGCACTATATTTTTTGGTTTACCCAAATGGTATCCCCCAACCCGACAGGTTAAAGACTAATCCGTCGCggatctgagctccatttaagggtctgTCGCTGGCTAATaggttgctgcatgcacaaggcaaGGTTTGAACtcccgacacttgcttaagctATATTTATTAGGTCTATAATATTGGTTGGTGCAAATAATTTGGAACAAAAGATGGAATGAAAAGTTAATACTTTAGTTTTTGAAGATAAAATTAATACAAGCAAATAATCCACTATATAATTGGCTATACTCTGCAATTGTACTGAAAGTATAAACTTTGATTGAATAACAACAAAGGCACCAAAATATAGAGTATAAAATTTTCTCTgtatttgatttgattgtaTAACTATTTATATACATATGTACAGAATTGCTTTATGTTAAAGATAGTCTCTATTGGGATAATATGTTCAAAAGGGATGTCTTAGTCTTAATCATGCTCCTAAATAGGCTTTCTAATCTAATCTCAATGCTTTCAATTGCAATCTCCAAATCCTCCAATTGCTCATGTGCTACTTTCATGTTGGAACCATTAGCACCTTCTTTTAAAAGGATGTTCAAAGTTGCATCCACCAATTGCAATTCATTGCAATTCTCTGAGTTATCTTCAGATGCAACCACTCCTTTATGCATCAACTTGTTCATCCATTTGGCTGCCTTTGACTTCGAAGCTGGACGAGCGAAAAATGTCAAAAGGGATTGGAAGATAGACACATTCATTGCAATCACTTCTCTTAAAACACTCATCACTTCTTCATTCAACAGTTGAGATGCTCCAAATTTGCTTTGTAGCTGCTTCAAGGATGTGATCACCTTGTTGAcatttttcttcatcttctttgaGAAGGAATTGTATTCAGCTATGCTTGTTTCGATGGTTGAATCACCCTTTCTCCTTCTAAGAGCTGAATGAAGGAATTGCACATTCTCCTTGATCTGCATAACTGTGTCCCTTGTGATGCCACATATATCCAAGACCTTCATGGATCCATCCAAGATTTCTTCAATGCATTTGTCACCTTGTTGTTGAGAGATGATCTTTTGGGTTGATGCAACATTGAGAAGATCATCCAAAGAAGAGTATAGATCTTCCAAAAAGGACAAGCTAGTGACAATTGACTCAGACGTCGAAGTTGCTTCGAAAGCCTTGAGGTTCTTCAATTGATCTCTTACTCTGGAGGAGCATGGATGAGATCCATTTGGCAAACTGTTTGATCGAACATGCAACTTGCTTGCCATTGTCACTACTCTTTTTTTGGAGTAAGTTCAATGCTTGTGTTCTGCAGTCCAAAGTCCATTGAAACTCTTTATATAGGGGCTATTCAATTATCATGATTTGATTCCATAGGCTAACACAAGAAACATTACAACTCACCTATCTTATAATCAAAGTGTATAAACCAGAAAGCATGTGGATCATGCATATACTTTATTGGAATATGTTAAGCTTGTCACATCTCTGcctaacaataacaataacattATTGAAAGTTACATGGTTTCAAAGTTTATTAAATGACACCACCTAATGTGCCTCAACTTGCTCCCCATTAATACATTACCCTCTTTGATTCCAAATAATATATAGTTGATGCTGCTTCAGATATTGTCTCAATATGAGGGGGTTGGAGCTATGCAAAATTGGattaaattacaaatttttgAGATGCTGGGGATCTGGATTGTGATATGGAGAATGGTAATAATATATATGACAGATAAGTTTGTTAAGATTAAGAGAACATAATGATGGACAGATTAGCAGCATTGGAATAGTTCTTAAATCATGTATCCCTTTCTTATTATCATAATTTCtttctaataatttattattatagaaataaAAGTATTTAACTCAATTATCTTCTAACTTGAGgattttaaagttttaaatatGTGATTAAATAAAAGCGTTAACGTTTTTCACAAAATAATCTCTCTTTCTTGGAAGGCAGACATGTTCATCAATAATCACTATCACTTTCCTGGAATGCTAAGATCTTGATGTTGATTCAAGAGTGCATGCTCTTAATTTGTTTCAATATTTTCAAACTCAATCAAGTTTCTTCTGTTTATTAgcaaataaaagaaagaaaagaagagttcTGTGACTAATCTTGTAAAAATATGAACAGTAAGAGCTGCTATAGATTTAGTTTGTATTTCAAGTTAGCAGGTTAATAAATTTGGgaaatttgaatttcttttttttaatttgaagcCTAAAACTAAAATCTGATAACTGGATATTAATTGTTTTGTTCACTAGACAGGAGCATTTTCATATAGTATTTGCTatttagataaataaaacgAGTAAACAAGAAAGGCACAAATTTAAGAGTATAAACTTTTATATGCATTTGATTTGATTGTATTtgtacacatatatatatacacatatggTAGATCAAAATTGGTATTTTGAAGATAGTGTGTATTCTATTGGGATAATATGTTCAAAAGGGATGTTCTAGTCTTAATCATGCGcctaaataagttctccaaacCACTCTCAATGCTTTCAATAGCAATCTCCAAAGACTCTAATTGTTCATTGGAAGCTTGAATCTGGGAGCCTTTAGCACCTTCATTTAAGAGGGTGTTCAAAGCTGCATCCACCAATTGCAATTCATTGCCACTCTCTGAGTTCACTTCTTCCTTTTGCATCAACTTGTTCATCCATTTGCTTGCCTTTGACTTTGAAGGACCACCCAAGAATGATAGCAGACATTGGAAGACACACATGTTCATTTCTATCACTTCGCTTAGAATTCTAAGATCTTGATGCTGATTTAAGATTCCATATTTGCTTTGTAGGTGCTTCAAAGATGTGATCAACTTGTTGACATTCTTCCTCATCTTCTTTGAGGAGGAATTGTATTTGGCTATGCTCTTTTCAATGCATGAgtctccctttcttcttctaagAGATGAATGAAGAGATTGTACATTCTCCTTGATCTGCATGACAGTGTCCCTTGCAATGCCACACACATCCAAGACTTTGATTGAGCCATCCAAGATCTCTTGGAAGCATTTCTCACTT
The genomic region above belongs to Arachis stenosperma cultivar V10309 chromosome 5, arast.V10309.gnm1.PFL2, whole genome shotgun sequence and contains:
- the LOC130979090 gene encoding uncharacterized protein LOC130979090 yields the protein MASKLHVRSNSLPNGSHPCSSRVRDQLKNLKAFEATSTSESIVTSLSFLEDLYSSLDDLLNVASTQKIISQQQGDKCIEEILDGSMKVLDICGITRDTVMQIKENVQFLHSALRRRKGDSTIETSIAEYNSFSKKMKKNVNKVITSLKQLQSKFGASQLLNEEVMSVLREVIAMNVSIFQSLLTFFARPASKSKAAKWMNKLMHKGVVASEDNSENCNELQLVDATLNILLKEGANGSNMKVAHEQLEDLEIAIESIEIRLESLFRSMIKTKTSLLNILSQ
- the LOC130979155 gene encoding uncharacterized protein LOC130979155 — protein: MASKLHVRSNSLPNGSHPCSSRVQEQLNNLRNFEATCTSESVVKGLSMLEDVYFSLDNLLNVGSTQKAISDHQSEKCFQEILDGSIKVLDVCGIARDTVMQIKENVQSLHSSLRRRKGDSCIEKSIAKYNSSSKKMRKNVNKLITSLKHLQSKYGILNQHQDLRILSEVIEMNMCVFQCLLSFLGGPSKSKASKWMNKLMQKEEVNSESGNELQLVDAALNTLLNEGAKGSQIQASNEQLESLEIAIESIESGLENLFRRMIKTRTSLLNILSQ